The genomic interval ATTTAGCTCTACTGCCCGTTGTCGTGTTAAAAAGAAATAATCATTTGCTCCTGTTGCAATACCACGCATCACATTGGCAAAGTCGTTCAAATGATATTTATAGCTATTGAGATTTTGTTCCGGTCTCGAAAGGCCGGTGTTTATAGATTCTTTTAGTTGTCTTTTACAAACGTCAATAGATGCATACTTATTTTCCTTAAAATTAGATGTAACAAAATGTAAAAGGTCGCATGAGTATGCCTCTTTTGCCCTGACCCAGTAAATTGATTTTTGAGGCATTGAATTTTTGATAAGGAAAATTATTGCATTAGTGTCTACATTTGGAAAAGGTGTGGCTTCTTCATTAAAAGTGATTACACATTCAAGACAATATTTTTCAGTAATCCAGTCCCATAATTTTGCTGCAAACGTTCCTTCGCAAGTATCTGCAGGCATGATGAAAGCCAGTCTCCCGTTTGGTTCAAGCAGATTTAATGCTTGTATAAGAAAATATATGTGATACCCTGCTCTGCCATCAATTAAAAATCCTGTAATCCTTGCACAAAGTTTTTTTAAAATCAACTTTGTATTCTGATCAATTCGATGATGCCTTATGTATGGGGGGTTAGCTACTATAGCCTTAAATTTACCATGAGGAGGATTTTTGATAAAATCACGTAATTCAACATCGCAAGATGAATTCATGTAAATATCATCTTGCAGAACTTCCCCATCTGTGTCTGTTCCAAAATATTTTATATGAGGTTTGTTAAGTCTTAATAGCGCATCAAAAAATG from Nitrospirota bacterium carries:
- a CDS encoding N-6 DNA methylase; translation: MGKVKAHQNIPTQWQEREKLRDKGQFWTPGWVADAMVSYVAESTELVFDPATGRGAFFDALLRLNKPHIKYFGTDTDGEVLQDDIYMNSSCDVELRDFIKNPPHGKFKAIVANPPYIRHHRIDQNTKLILKKLCARITGFLIDGRAGYHIYFLIQALNLLEPNGRLAFIMPADTCEGTFAAKLWDWITEKYCLECVITFNEEATPFPNVDTNAIIFLIKNSMPQKSIYWVRAKEAYSCDLLHFVTSNFKENKYASIDVCKRQLKESINTGLSRPEQNLNSYKYHLNDFANVMRGIATGANDYFFLTRQRAVELNIPDNYLKVAVGRTKDASDDILTTENIKQIEGNNRPTLLLSIAGHGILHESIAKYLKVGEGLGLPARPLIKQRRPWYKMEKREIPPLLFAYLGRRNTRFIKNEAGVLPLTGFLCVYPLHKDDTYISNLWQALNHPDTLKNLQLVGKSYGSGAIKVEPRNLGKLPIPDTIVKQFELVRGYKTPNEQLGLFNEKKPKSYKNNHS